A portion of the Sphaerochaeta pleomorpha str. Grapes genome contains these proteins:
- the mtaB gene encoding tRNA (N(6)-L-threonylcarbamoyladenosine(37)-C(2))-methylthiotransferase MtaB yields MNVCVYTLGCRLNQCESEAIADAFAQEGFTVVGEETPADLYIVNTCTVTSKAEQKARRMIRKFATTAVTVATGCYAQVNEEELAGLSENVIVVPLEKKAHLLKLATHLKASLISGFDLRTGCLSFADGQASVFDYDAASFSYHSRAYLKIQDGCDNNCAYCRVHIARGKALTLDSDTVLERALALEAAGFSEIMLTGVNLTMYDHQNGGLGGLLEKLLAKLGPSIRLRLSSMEPDHIDDRLLDILSDYRMQPHFHIPVQSASDKVLVRVNRHYGMDHLTRVVQRLRQVKDDPFLAADVITGLPAEDDEEFEKTYRFFAEQKFAQMHVFPFSPRPDTALYMARDKVPESVRDERAARLRELSATLHTDYLVRQSGKETEVVLQNRKGGHWYGVSGNYIDVKVIDAPPFSKEGTLVKGTFGIITAETVKPTVLCHA; encoded by the coding sequence ATGAATGTGTGTGTATATACGTTAGGTTGCAGGCTTAACCAATGCGAAAGTGAAGCTATTGCCGATGCTTTCGCACAGGAAGGCTTTACTGTTGTCGGTGAGGAAACCCCTGCAGATCTATATATTGTGAATACCTGTACGGTAACGAGCAAGGCAGAGCAAAAGGCCCGGAGAATGATTCGCAAATTTGCTACCACTGCTGTTACGGTTGCAACAGGGTGTTATGCCCAGGTGAACGAAGAGGAATTGGCAGGTCTTTCTGAAAATGTCATCGTTGTCCCTCTCGAAAAAAAAGCCCATCTGTTAAAATTGGCAACACATCTCAAGGCCTCCCTGATTTCAGGTTTTGATTTGCGTACCGGCTGTCTTTCGTTTGCCGATGGACAAGCCTCTGTTTTCGATTACGATGCAGCTTCTTTTTCCTATCATAGCAGGGCCTACTTGAAGATTCAGGATGGCTGCGACAATAATTGTGCCTATTGCAGGGTGCATATTGCAAGGGGAAAAGCCCTTACCCTTGATTCCGATACCGTACTGGAACGCGCGCTGGCCCTTGAGGCTGCCGGTTTCAGCGAGATTATGCTGACCGGGGTGAATTTGACCATGTATGATCACCAGAACGGAGGGTTGGGAGGGTTGTTGGAGAAGCTGCTTGCCAAGCTTGGCCCTTCGATTCGCCTTCGTCTCAGTTCCATGGAACCAGACCATATCGATGACCGCTTGCTCGATATCCTTTCCGATTATCGGATGCAACCCCATTTCCATATCCCCGTGCAGAGTGCCAGTGACAAAGTCTTGGTCAGGGTTAACCGCCACTATGGCATGGATCATCTTACCAGGGTCGTACAAAGGCTTCGCCAGGTAAAGGATGATCCGTTCCTTGCCGCCGATGTCATTACGGGGCTTCCTGCGGAGGACGATGAGGAATTCGAGAAAACCTATCGGTTCTTTGCAGAACAGAAATTCGCCCAAATGCACGTTTTCCCTTTTTCACCCCGGCCTGACACTGCCTTGTATATGGCTCGGGACAAAGTGCCTGAAAGTGTACGTGACGAAAGGGCCGCAAGGCTTCGGGAGCTTTCTGCAACATTGCACACTGATTACCTGGTCAGGCAGAGCGGAAAAGAGACTGAAGTGGTTTTGCAGAACAGAAAGGGAGGCCATTGGTACGGAGTGAGCGGAAACTATATCGATGTCAAGGTAATCGACGCTCCCCCGTTCTCCAAGGAAGGAACCTTGGTTAAGGGAACGTTCGGTATCATCACTGCCGAAACCGTGAAACCCACAGTACTTTGCCATGCATAA
- a CDS encoding GNAT family N-acetyltransferase encodes MHKLFETERLSAFVLDQSGGRQLLSYEVRNREFFRQYSIARNDSYFTHANFLSVCENQHTLFEQNRKLPLVFVMKGKGKIVATVNLNEIVYGVFRSCTIGYSVDAELIRRGIGKEAVSKVVEYAFDTLLLHRIEANIMPRNEASLALATSLGFCNEGLSKKYLYINGKWEDHVNMVLINDKLDMQKIH; translated from the coding sequence ATGCATAAGCTATTTGAGACCGAACGCCTCAGTGCTTTCGTACTTGACCAGAGCGGAGGACGGCAATTGTTGTCCTACGAAGTGAGAAACCGGGAATTTTTCCGTCAGTATTCCATCGCCCGCAATGACAGTTATTTTACGCATGCGAACTTTCTCTCTGTATGCGAGAACCAGCATACGCTGTTCGAACAGAATCGGAAGCTTCCCCTGGTTTTCGTAATGAAAGGGAAAGGGAAAATCGTCGCTACGGTCAATCTCAATGAAATCGTGTATGGTGTCTTCCGTTCCTGTACGATTGGCTACAGCGTCGATGCTGAGCTGATTCGCAGGGGAATAGGGAAGGAAGCTGTCTCGAAGGTTGTAGAATATGCCTTTGATACCTTGCTTTTACATAGGATCGAGGCAAATATCATGCCACGAAACGAGGCTAGCCTTGCCTTGGCCACATCCTTGGGTTTTTGCAATGAGGGGCTGTCAAAGAAATACCTGTATATCAATGGAAAATGGGAGGACCACGTAAACATGGTCCTCATCAATGACAAATTGGATATGCAGAAAATCCATTAG
- the epsC gene encoding serine O-acetyltransferase EpsC translates to MKECKEQSFDASRYLPDFLDTFDRISGTANFHGMKLLPQMQTIAEIAANLLELMFPGRCGHDRPSESLSEILLEQMNRVCSLLKSQIFLAYKYENPDTEECILMERTEQNLRELCLRLPEIRLSLKKDAQAGFDGDPAARTVGEVILSYPCIMTLTIHRVAHELFVMGIPLIPRMFNEYAHRETGIDIHPGAQIGASFFIDHGTGTVIGETSIIGQNVKIYQGVTLGALSFPKDACGMLIRGTKRHPTIEDNVTIYSNATILGDITVGQNAIIGSNVWIKENVPPDTMVVLQEPKTTFRDLKLKKD, encoded by the coding sequence ATGAAAGAATGTAAAGAGCAAAGCTTTGATGCAAGCAGATATCTCCCTGATTTCCTTGATACGTTCGACAGAATCTCAGGGACAGCAAACTTCCATGGGATGAAACTATTGCCCCAAATGCAGACCATCGCCGAGATAGCGGCAAATCTGCTGGAACTTATGTTCCCGGGCCGGTGTGGCCATGACAGGCCTTCGGAAAGTCTGTCAGAAATTCTCCTGGAACAGATGAATCGGGTCTGCTCACTTTTGAAATCACAAATATTCCTTGCCTATAAATATGAGAATCCAGATACTGAGGAATGCATCCTCATGGAAAGGACAGAGCAGAACCTGAGAGAGCTCTGCCTCCGGTTACCCGAGATCAGGTTAAGCCTCAAAAAGGATGCACAGGCAGGGTTTGACGGCGACCCTGCGGCCAGAACCGTGGGGGAAGTCATCCTCTCCTACCCCTGTATCATGACGCTCACGATCCATAGGGTTGCCCATGAGCTCTTTGTGATGGGCATCCCGCTCATACCCCGCATGTTCAACGAATATGCACATAGGGAAACGGGTATCGACATCCACCCCGGGGCACAGATCGGAGCCTCTTTCTTTATCGACCATGGCACTGGTACGGTAATCGGGGAGACTTCAATCATCGGCCAGAATGTAAAAATCTACCAAGGCGTAACCCTTGGGGCCCTCAGCTTTCCCAAAGATGCCTGCGGGATGCTCATCAGGGGAACCAAACGGCATCCTACCATTGAAGACAACGTAACGATTTATTCGAATGCGACAATCCTCGGCGATATTACCGTTGGACAAAATGCAATCATAGGGTCGAACGTCTGGATCAAGGAAAACGTCCCCCCTGACACAATGGTTGTCTTGCAGGAACCGAAGACCACGTTCAGGGATTTGAAACTGAAAAAAGACTAA
- a CDS encoding biotin transporter BioY, translating to MNNRKTILTALFSALIIVGAYIRFPLPPVPITLQTMFVLVAAMLGGRKIGTLATAIYLLLGAIGLPVFTSGGGIGILLGPTGGYLLALLPAAFIVGIGSDIGYKAGTKKSYALGCFLGGLAGTITIYLIGVPFLKLNLSMGWGPAIKAGMLPFLIGDTVKLIVAVTLSGSFSERVRTFITAQQTE from the coding sequence ATGAACAACAGAAAAACTATTTTAACTGCGCTTTTCAGTGCCCTTATCATCGTAGGAGCCTATATCAGGTTCCCCCTTCCTCCTGTCCCCATCACGTTGCAAACCATGTTTGTGCTCGTGGCAGCCATGCTGGGTGGAAGGAAGATTGGCACATTGGCAACAGCAATCTATCTTTTGCTGGGAGCCATTGGACTGCCTGTCTTCACCTCCGGGGGAGGAATAGGAATTCTCCTCGGGCCTACCGGCGGATATTTGCTTGCATTGCTCCCTGCTGCCTTTATCGTCGGTATCGGAAGTGATATCGGGTACAAAGCGGGTACAAAAAAAAGCTATGCCCTAGGATGCTTTCTCGGCGGTTTGGCAGGCACTATTACCATCTACCTCATTGGGGTACCCTTCTTGAAGCTAAACCTCTCGATGGGCTGGGGACCTGCGATCAAGGCAGGTATGCTTCCTTTCTTGATTGGCGATACGGTCAAACTGATCGTTGCCGTAACCCTTTCAGGCAGTTTTTCCGAACGTGTCCGCACGTTTATCACTGCGCAACAGACTGAATAA
- a CDS encoding biotin--[acetyl-CoA-carboxylase] ligase: MSTVQDVLAFLHIHEDTYVSGQLIAQNLGISRSAIWKAIELLRDEGHSIDAVTNKGYRLMPNLDVLDKNRLETLLGGFPVHLFDTIDSTNRFAKQLAAEGSCHGTVVVSASQSQGRGRLGREFSSPKGGLYMSIILRPRCKTEEALLVTSAAAVAVARAVEKVCNLELGIKWVNDLFFRKRKVCGILTEGVIDFEAGVLSSLVVGIGLNYSTPSAAFEANLRSVVTSLYDGPSQVPPFLDANVLVAEIVRTVVSLSDLLPDRSFLQEYRDRSLVLGNTVSVVQAKKTKTALALEIDDDAHLVVEYGDGSIESLGTGEISIRLDV, translated from the coding sequence ATGAGTACCGTACAAGACGTCCTTGCTTTCCTTCATATCCATGAGGATACCTATGTTTCCGGCCAGCTGATCGCCCAGAACCTGGGGATAAGCCGCAGTGCCATCTGGAAAGCCATTGAGTTATTGCGTGATGAAGGCCATAGCATCGATGCGGTGACGAACAAAGGGTACCGCCTTATGCCCAATCTAGATGTATTGGATAAAAACCGGCTTGAAACCCTGTTGGGCGGTTTTCCCGTGCATCTTTTTGATACCATCGATTCAACCAACCGGTTTGCAAAACAGCTCGCAGCCGAGGGTTCTTGCCACGGGACGGTAGTAGTTTCTGCATCCCAGAGCCAGGGGCGTGGCAGGCTAGGCAGGGAGTTCTCAAGTCCCAAAGGTGGCCTGTATATGAGTATTATACTCAGACCCAGGTGTAAAACCGAGGAGGCCCTGCTTGTTACCAGTGCTGCCGCGGTTGCCGTTGCCCGAGCTGTTGAAAAAGTCTGCAACCTGGAACTGGGGATCAAATGGGTCAATGATCTGTTCTTCAGGAAAAGAAAAGTGTGTGGTATCCTTACTGAGGGTGTTATCGATTTTGAAGCGGGGGTTCTTTCCTCCCTGGTCGTTGGTATCGGGTTGAATTACTCGACCCCCTCTGCGGCCTTTGAGGCGAATCTCAGGTCGGTTGTTACCTCCCTTTATGATGGACCTTCCCAGGTTCCTCCTTTTCTGGATGCAAACGTATTGGTCGCCGAGATTGTGCGCACGGTTGTATCGCTCAGTGACCTGCTTCCCGACCGTTCATTCCTTCAGGAATACCGCGACCGTTCTCTTGTACTGGGCAATACGGTTTCGGTTGTCCAGGCTAAGAAGACAAAGACTGCCTTGGCCCTGGAAATCGATGACGATGCCCATCTGGTCGTCGAATATGGCGATGGCAGCATAGAGTCGCTTGGCACCGGGGAAATCAGCATCCGGCTTGATGTATGA
- the argS gene encoding arginine--tRNA ligase gives MLFKVRQLWKALVEEQIGIYAREMLGSDIVLPPLAVQTPPKPELGDIAFPLFAYAKLLRTAPVKLASELKSRIEKIDNRPLGDLLIAGPYLNIRIDMNSLASELSTEIASRKEAYGTNDTMAGQRVTIEFSCPNTNKPLHLGHMRNDSIGESVSAILKANGANVRKVNLINNRGVHICKSMLAYQKFGNGETPESTGIKGDHFVGKFYVKFANWAKEDPTAEAQAQEMLKKWEDGDREVLALWETMNKWTLDGLAESYKKMGISFDAFYYESNTYKFGKDEILKGLADGVFYQEDDGSVWVDLSSINLDKKVLLRKDGTSLYMTQDVGTAIMRHQDWPFDSLIYVVASEQQYHFKVLFYVLDQLGYDWAKNLHHLSYGMVNLPEGKMKSREGTVVDADDLVAQLTELASSEIHEKQREDLVGDVEQTASSIALGALNYYLLQVIPTKDMVFNPAESISFAGNTGPYLQYMGARICSMLRKFETEEKGYEGIGFDSSLLTLSDERELVKQLALYPQIVAKAGADLDPSIVCSFLYELSRLFSKWYHDNPVLKAGDKALVRSRIELSKMVLQVLKNAFELIGIPFLESM, from the coding sequence ATGCTTTTTAAGGTACGTCAGTTATGGAAAGCTCTGGTAGAAGAGCAGATAGGGATTTATGCTCGTGAAATGCTTGGTTCGGATATTGTCCTTCCTCCCCTTGCTGTACAGACACCTCCGAAACCGGAGCTGGGAGACATTGCATTCCCCCTGTTTGCCTATGCAAAGCTGTTAAGGACAGCTCCCGTGAAACTCGCTTCCGAGTTAAAGTCCCGGATAGAGAAAATCGACAACCGTCCTCTTGGGGATTTGCTTATTGCCGGCCCCTATCTCAATATTCGAATAGATATGAATTCCCTTGCCAGTGAGCTCTCAACAGAGATTGCCAGCAGGAAAGAAGCCTATGGAACCAACGATACGATGGCAGGCCAGCGGGTGACCATTGAATTCAGTTGCCCCAATACGAATAAGCCACTCCATCTTGGGCATATGCGTAATGACAGTATCGGGGAAAGTGTCTCTGCGATTCTCAAGGCAAATGGGGCCAATGTCAGGAAGGTCAACCTGATCAACAACCGTGGAGTCCATATTTGTAAATCTATGCTTGCCTACCAGAAGTTTGGAAACGGGGAAACCCCCGAGTCTACAGGCATCAAGGGTGACCATTTTGTCGGCAAATTCTATGTGAAGTTCGCCAATTGGGCAAAGGAAGACCCGACAGCTGAGGCCCAGGCCCAGGAAATGCTCAAGAAATGGGAAGACGGGGACCGTGAAGTCTTGGCTTTATGGGAAACCATGAACAAATGGACCCTCGATGGGCTGGCAGAAAGCTATAAAAAGATGGGTATCAGTTTCGATGCCTTCTATTATGAGTCAAACACCTATAAGTTTGGCAAGGATGAGATACTCAAGGGCCTTGCAGACGGGGTTTTCTATCAGGAAGACGATGGTTCTGTCTGGGTCGACCTTTCCTCGATCAACCTCGACAAAAAGGTTTTGCTCCGTAAGGATGGGACTAGCCTCTATATGACCCAGGATGTCGGGACCGCTATCATGCGTCACCAGGATTGGCCGTTCGATTCACTCATCTATGTAGTAGCAAGCGAACAGCAATACCATTTCAAGGTTTTGTTCTATGTCTTGGACCAGCTCGGTTACGATTGGGCAAAGAATCTTCACCATCTTTCCTACGGCATGGTCAATCTTCCCGAAGGCAAAATGAAAAGCCGTGAGGGTACGGTAGTCGATGCAGATGACCTGGTTGCCCAGCTTACTGAGCTTGCATCCTCTGAGATCCATGAGAAACAACGTGAGGATTTGGTAGGTGATGTGGAACAGACTGCTTCCAGCATCGCGCTCGGTGCCCTGAATTATTACCTCTTGCAGGTAATCCCTACCAAGGATATGGTATTCAACCCAGCTGAATCGATTTCCTTTGCCGGTAATACAGGACCTTATCTCCAGTATATGGGAGCCAGGATCTGCAGCATGCTGAGAAAATTCGAAACAGAGGAAAAAGGGTATGAGGGCATCGGTTTCGATAGTAGCCTGCTCACACTCAGTGATGAGCGCGAATTGGTGAAACAACTCGCCCTCTATCCCCAGATTGTAGCAAAGGCTGGTGCTGACCTTGACCCCTCGATTGTCTGCTCCTTCCTGTATGAGCTTTCCAGGCTCTTCAGTAAGTGGTATCACGACAATCCTGTGCTCAAGGCAGGGGACAAGGCCCTTGTCCGTTCAAGGATAGAGCTGTCGAAGATGGTGCTTCAGGTTTTGAAGAATGCCTTTGAGCTCATCGGGATTCCTTTCCTCGAATCGATGTAA
- a CDS encoding TetR/AcrR family transcriptional regulator, producing the protein MHTTDMKNQLTLSLLHLGSLKGLDNVSLSDLAKENKISKASIFHHFSNREELISHLFAFCSNLAYTQQATISLAGTAEEVLLRAVDHWHEVYTKEPLNWFYRIVESEKLTHREAGVISKTLGEMVDGQSRILLETLSDSLRLDIEELDLAVMTFSATVQNFLSKAMVGNDPDILWQEERFITKFCKLYAIQ; encoded by the coding sequence ATGCATACCACAGATATGAAAAACCAACTGACCCTTTCGCTTTTGCACCTAGGTTCTCTCAAGGGGCTGGACAATGTCTCACTCTCCGACCTTGCAAAAGAGAACAAGATTTCGAAGGCTTCCATTTTTCACCATTTTTCCAACAGGGAGGAACTTATCTCCCATCTTTTTGCCTTCTGCTCGAACCTCGCCTACACACAGCAGGCAACCATCTCCCTTGCGGGGACGGCAGAAGAGGTATTACTCAGGGCAGTGGACCATTGGCATGAAGTATATACAAAAGAGCCCCTGAATTGGTTTTACCGCATCGTAGAGTCGGAAAAACTCACCCATAGGGAAGCAGGGGTTATCAGCAAGACACTGGGAGAAATGGTCGACGGGCAAAGCAGAATCCTTTTGGAGACCCTTTCCGATTCGCTGAGACTCGATATCGAGGAACTGGACCTTGCCGTCATGACCTTCAGTGCAACGGTGCAGAACTTCCTGTCCAAGGCAATGGTCGGGAACGACCCTGATATCCTTTGGCAGGAAGAAAGGTTTATAACCAAATTCTGCAAGCTCTATGCAATACAATAA
- the rplU gene encoding 50S ribosomal protein L21, translating into MYALVEILGKQYKAVEGQTIQVDLINKMEEGSSLEYATVLAVVDENSAKFGTPYIADAKVKVTYVGDKKGDKIRVFKYEKRKGYRRTQGHRQRYSLITIDQIIA; encoded by the coding sequence ATGTACGCACTTGTAGAGATTCTCGGAAAGCAGTACAAAGCAGTCGAAGGCCAAACCATTCAGGTTGACTTGATCAACAAAATGGAAGAAGGCTCTTCACTTGAGTACGCAACTGTCCTCGCCGTTGTCGATGAGAACAGTGCAAAGTTTGGCACCCCCTATATTGCAGATGCAAAAGTCAAAGTGACCTATGTTGGCGATAAGAAAGGTGACAAAATCAGGGTTTTCAAATATGAAAAACGAAAAGGATATCGCAGGACACAAGGTCATCGTCAGCGGTATTCGCTGATCACAATTGATCAAATCATTGCATAA
- the rpmA gene encoding 50S ribosomal protein L27: MAHKKGGGSSRNGRDSNSQRLGVKRFGGQLVKAGEIIVRQHGTVFHPGQNAGVGSDCTIYAKAAGTVLFHVRNNRKYISIVTE, translated from the coding sequence ATGGCACATAAGAAAGGTGGCGGAAGCTCCCGCAATGGTCGCGATTCCAACTCCCAGCGCTTGGGTGTAAAAAGATTCGGTGGTCAACTTGTAAAGGCCGGCGAAATTATTGTACGTCAGCATGGAACAGTCTTCCATCCCGGGCAGAATGCCGGTGTTGGCTCAGACTGTACAATCTATGCAAAGGCTGCAGGTACTGTTTTGTTCCATGTACGGAACAACCGCAAGTACATCAGCATCGTAACTGAGTAG
- the obgE gene encoding GTPase ObgE yields the protein MFGFSDETYIDVASGNGGNGCVSFRREKYIPKGGPDGGDGGRGGDVIFVVRNNLRTLGHLKMVRTYRAENGRNGSGAKCYGRDGDNIEIPVPPGTVIKNAETGEIIKDLTGIDRWTFLTGGRGGQGNFHFKTSTRQAPRFAQTGEKGSEMRIGVELLVIADIGFVGFPNAGKSSLLNMLTNARTKVAGYPFTTKIPQLGMFRYDEHDIVLADIPGLIEGASEGAGMGIKFLRHISRTTGLAFLIDLSDDRYLDAYEILCKELEAFEPSLLEKKQVIIGTKLDESGAPEHLKELQAKYPDKEIIGLCVYYEQGVEEVKRAFIKMVGDAENPALQALKDSTGGGFSSSIDYDAEYAEEPFEQ from the coding sequence ATGTTTGGATTTTCAGACGAGACCTATATTGATGTTGCCTCCGGAAACGGGGGCAACGGTTGTGTTTCTTTCCGACGGGAAAAATACATTCCCAAGGGAGGACCGGACGGTGGTGATGGCGGCCGTGGCGGCGATGTAATCTTTGTTGTGAGGAATAACCTCAGAACGCTTGGTCATCTAAAAATGGTTCGTACCTACCGTGCCGAAAATGGCAGAAATGGTTCCGGTGCAAAGTGTTACGGTCGGGATGGCGATAATATTGAAATCCCAGTACCTCCAGGCACCGTTATAAAAAACGCTGAAACCGGAGAAATAATCAAAGACCTTACCGGTATCGACCGTTGGACTTTTTTGACCGGTGGTCGTGGCGGACAGGGAAACTTTCATTTCAAGACCTCAACCAGGCAAGCCCCGCGTTTTGCCCAGACAGGTGAAAAAGGGAGTGAAATGCGTATCGGGGTTGAACTTTTGGTCATTGCCGATATTGGTTTCGTAGGTTTTCCCAATGCCGGAAAATCTTCCCTGCTCAATATGTTGACCAATGCCCGCACGAAAGTCGCTGGGTACCCCTTTACTACGAAAATTCCTCAGCTCGGTATGTTCCGATACGATGAGCATGATATTGTTCTTGCCGATATTCCTGGCCTTATCGAAGGTGCAAGCGAAGGGGCTGGAATGGGAATCAAGTTTCTCAGACATATCAGTCGGACCACTGGCCTTGCTTTCCTTATCGATTTGAGTGATGACCGTTATCTCGATGCGTATGAAATTCTCTGTAAGGAACTGGAAGCTTTCGAACCATCGCTTCTGGAAAAGAAACAGGTCATCATAGGTACAAAGCTCGATGAAAGCGGGGCTCCCGAACACTTGAAGGAATTGCAGGCGAAATATCCCGATAAAGAAATAATCGGGTTGTGTGTATACTATGAGCAAGGAGTCGAGGAAGTGAAACGGGCCTTTATCAAGATGGTTGGGGATGCAGAGAATCCAGCTCTCCAGGCTCTCAAAGATAGTACAGGCGGTGGTTTTTCCTCTTCGATCGACTATGATGCAGAGTATGCCGAAGAACCCTTCGAGCAATAG
- the nadD gene encoding nicotinate (nicotinamide) nucleotide adenylyltransferase — MASVVPTAMVGGSFDPVHLGHLHLVHTVLNATNYRRFVFVPVAQNNFKPQAQLASAKDRIAMLRLSFKAYRRLYPDDPPCELLLDECELHRGGVSYTYDTVKHLYLQYSIKGRLGLVMGDDLLPDLSKWHEFESLKELVSFVVIRRDATATVFKDYFVDLSYVDNAVFDDSSSKIRAACARLGEDEPLGDDIRSLMTKEVADYVQQNKLYRS, encoded by the coding sequence GTGGCATCGGTAGTTCCAACAGCTATGGTCGGGGGAAGTTTTGATCCAGTTCACCTTGGTCATCTTCACTTGGTCCATACGGTACTCAATGCAACGAACTACCGTCGTTTTGTGTTTGTCCCCGTGGCACAGAATAATTTCAAACCACAGGCCCAGCTGGCAAGTGCCAAGGACCGAATTGCTATGTTACGGTTAAGCTTCAAGGCTTACCGGCGCCTGTATCCGGATGATCCTCCCTGTGAGTTGCTTCTCGATGAGTGTGAGCTGCATAGGGGAGGGGTTTCCTATACCTATGATACAGTCAAACACCTCTATTTGCAGTATAGTATAAAAGGGAGGTTGGGTTTGGTCATGGGTGATGACCTTTTGCCTGATCTTTCCAAATGGCATGAATTTGAATCCCTGAAGGAATTGGTTTCTTTCGTGGTCATCCGTAGGGATGCAACGGCTACGGTTTTCAAGGATTACTTTGTTGACCTTTCCTACGTCGATAATGCAGTATTCGATGATTCTTCCTCAAAGATCAGGGCAGCCTGTGCCCGGTTGGGCGAGGATGAACCGTTAGGCGATGACATTCGTTCCCTGATGACCAAGGAGGTTGCTGATTATGTTCAGCAAAACAAGCTTTACCGTTCTTGA
- the yqeK gene encoding bis(5'-nucleosyl)-tetraphosphatase (symmetrical) YqeK, with the protein MFSKTSFTVLERDVRSLMSERRFLHSLGTAQTCVSLCERYHENVEVDDCYRCGLLHDIAREWPDAKLQEYAREHQLSLESEEKLIPMLLHGPVAADMLAYKGYDSALCTAVRYHTLGSPYMGRLGLILFIADFIEPGRTHLSGGQRESLLEKRSLEEVCCGLLSLQDSYFESKGKRPAFSSLSLRKFIEEGGRL; encoded by the coding sequence ATGTTCAGCAAAACAAGCTTTACCGTTCTTGAAAGGGATGTCAGGTCCCTCATGAGTGAGAGACGCTTCCTCCATAGCCTGGGGACTGCCCAGACTTGTGTAAGCCTTTGTGAGAGGTATCATGAGAACGTTGAGGTGGACGACTGCTACCGATGTGGTTTGCTGCATGACATCGCAAGGGAATGGCCGGATGCCAAGCTTCAAGAATATGCCAGGGAACACCAGCTCTCATTGGAAAGTGAGGAGAAACTCATTCCGATGTTGCTGCATGGTCCGGTTGCCGCAGATATGTTGGCCTATAAGGGGTATGACTCTGCCCTATGCACTGCGGTACGCTACCACACCCTGGGAAGCCCCTACATGGGGCGGTTGGGGCTTATCCTGTTCATTGCAGACTTTATTGAACCTGGCAGGACACACCTCAGTGGGGGACAAAGGGAGTCGTTGCTGGAAAAAAGAAGTCTGGAAGAGGTTTGCTGCGGCTTGCTTTCCCTGCAGGATAGTTATTTCGAAAGCAAAGGAAAACGTCCCGCGTTTTCTTCCTTGTCCCTGAGAAAATTCATTGAGGAGGGGGGCAGGCTTTGA
- the rsfS gene encoding ribosome silencing factor has product MNELIDSNAKTIGQFLEDHKCKDIHIIDVSGECSWADCFVIATVNSVGHLKGVAHELWSELNNLGLEVNNRHKNPQGDGWELIDCGSIVIHLMSSELRDFYSLEKLWQKKDL; this is encoded by the coding sequence ATGAATGAATTGATCGATTCCAATGCAAAGACCATTGGGCAGTTTCTTGAAGACCACAAATGTAAGGATATCCATATCATCGATGTTAGCGGAGAATGTTCCTGGGCGGATTGCTTTGTCATTGCTACCGTCAACAGTGTCGGACATCTCAAAGGTGTAGCCCATGAATTATGGAGTGAGCTCAACAATCTCGGACTTGAAGTGAACAATCGTCATAAGAATCCCCAGGGAGACGGCTGGGAATTGATAGATTGTGGCAGTATTGTCATACACCTGATGAGTTCAGAGCTCAGGGATTTCTATTCCCTTGAGAAGCTTTGGCAGAAAAAAGACCTCTAG